In one Vulgatibacter incomptus genomic region, the following are encoded:
- a CDS encoding ABC transporter permease, whose translation MSERARSTGGETPREEARADAPAGSQKATRERTRSIRDRFLKSKLNVAALVLVAGFALVAVFADFIAADLPIVLHLDGKTWILPNLSSPASRTPELRRLDPEGLWEAMGPDDWAIFTPVGRGPTDVDLLARLKGPSAEHWLGTDALGRDVLARIVHGTRISLSVGVVAVGLYVLIGVLLGALAGFYGGWIDQLVSRLIEVKMVFPTFFLILTIMGIVERPSIWHVMLVIGLTGWPGVARLIRGEILRVRELDYVAAIRALGGSDGRILLRHVIPNAMGPVLVAATFGLAGAILTESSLSFLGFGTPPPTASWGELLTQAYEHAITSGAWWLTVFPGLAIFLTVTAYNLVGEGLRDAMDPRLRS comes from the coding sequence TTGTCCGAACGAGCCCGCTCGACGGGCGGTGAAACGCCTCGCGAGGAGGCGCGCGCCGATGCGCCTGCCGGATCGCAGAAGGCGACGCGAGAGCGAACGCGATCGATCCGCGATCGCTTCCTGAAGTCGAAGCTCAACGTCGCTGCGCTCGTGCTGGTCGCTGGCTTCGCCTTGGTGGCGGTCTTCGCGGACTTCATCGCCGCCGATCTGCCGATCGTCCTCCACCTCGACGGCAAGACCTGGATCCTCCCGAACCTCTCCTCGCCGGCGAGCCGCACGCCCGAGCTCCGCCGCCTCGATCCCGAGGGTCTGTGGGAGGCGATGGGCCCGGACGACTGGGCGATCTTCACGCCGGTCGGCCGCGGCCCCACCGACGTCGATCTCCTCGCCCGCCTCAAGGGACCTTCCGCCGAACACTGGCTCGGCACGGACGCCCTGGGCCGCGACGTCCTCGCGCGGATCGTTCACGGAACTCGGATCTCCCTCTCCGTGGGCGTGGTGGCAGTGGGCCTCTACGTGCTCATCGGGGTGCTGCTGGGCGCGCTCGCCGGCTTCTATGGCGGGTGGATCGATCAGCTCGTCTCCCGGCTGATCGAGGTGAAGATGGTCTTCCCCACCTTCTTCCTGATCCTGACGATCATGGGGATCGTGGAGCGGCCGTCGATCTGGCACGTGATGCTCGTGATCGGCCTAACCGGCTGGCCCGGCGTGGCGCGGCTGATCCGAGGCGAGATCCTGCGGGTTCGCGAGCTCGACTACGTGGCCGCCATCCGGGCCCTCGGCGGCTCGGACGGCCGGATCCTCCTCCGCCACGTGATCCCGAACGCGATGGGCCCAGTGCTGGTGGCGGCCACCTTCGGTCTCGCAGGGGCGATCCTCACCGAGAGCTCGCTCTCCTTCCTGGGCTTCGGGACGCCGCCGCCCACCGCCTCCTGGGGCGAGCTCCTGACCCAGGCCTACGAGCACGCGATCACGAGCGGCGCCTGGTGGCTCACCGTCTTTCCAGGCCTCGCGATCTTCCTCACCGTCACCGCGTACAACCTGGTGGGGGAGGGTCTCCGTGATGCGATGGACCCGAGGCTCCGCTCCTAG
- a CDS encoding ABC transporter permease, with amino-acid sequence MLSYLTRRLLLMIPALLGVTLVTFVVIHLAPGDPVSAAMGGEMQADALSSQAIEHFRKEMHLDDPLLVQYGRWIGRLATLDLGTSWRTGRSVGEQLAERLPVTMALGGASLFLVYLIGLPLGVMSAVRRGSLGDRATTLVLFVLYSLPSFWVGTLAILLLGGGRYWDWIPVQGLRSPDYESMSAMGQIRDVLWHGVTPVVMLGYASLASVSRYMRTGMLDVVRQDYVRTARAKGLSERVVIYKHALRNSLIPILSHLGTMVPFLLGGTVIVERLFGIPGMGQLMFQAILARDYSLIMGITTVTALLTMLAILVTDLLYAVVDPRISYGKK; translated from the coding sequence GTGCTCTCGTATCTCACCAGGCGTCTCCTGCTGATGATCCCCGCGCTCCTCGGAGTCACCCTGGTCACCTTCGTGGTGATCCACCTGGCCCCCGGCGATCCCGTCTCGGCGGCGATGGGCGGCGAGATGCAGGCGGACGCGCTGAGCTCCCAGGCAATCGAGCACTTCCGCAAGGAGATGCACCTCGACGATCCGCTCCTCGTCCAGTACGGGCGGTGGATCGGCAGGCTCGCGACCCTCGATCTCGGCACCTCCTGGCGCACGGGCCGGAGCGTCGGCGAGCAGCTCGCCGAGCGCCTCCCGGTGACCATGGCCCTCGGCGGGGCCTCGCTCTTCCTTGTGTATCTGATCGGCCTCCCCCTCGGCGTGATGAGCGCCGTGAGGCGGGGGAGCCTGGGCGACCGCGCGACCACCCTCGTGCTCTTCGTCCTCTACTCCCTCCCCTCGTTCTGGGTCGGGACTCTCGCGATCCTCCTCCTCGGCGGCGGGCGGTATTGGGATTGGATCCCGGTGCAGGGGCTCCGGTCGCCGGACTACGAGTCCATGTCGGCGATGGGCCAGATCCGCGATGTCCTTTGGCACGGCGTGACACCCGTGGTGATGCTGGGCTACGCCTCCCTCGCCAGCGTCTCGCGCTACATGCGCACCGGCATGTTGGACGTGGTGCGCCAGGACTACGTGCGGACGGCCCGGGCCAAGGGGCTCTCCGAGCGCGTGGTGATCTACAAGCACGCGCTGCGGAACTCGCTGATCCCCATCCTCTCCCACCTGGGGACCATGGTGCCCTTCCTCCTCGGCGGGACGGTGATCGTGGAGCGCCTCTTCGGGATCCCCGGAATGGGCCAGCTCATGTTCCAGGCGATCCTCGCCCGCGACTACTCGCTGATCATGGGGATCACCACGGTGACGGCCCTCCTCACCATGCTGGCGATCCTCGTCACCGACCTCCTCTACGCGGTGGTGGACCCCCGCATCTCCTACGGAAAGAAGTGA
- a CDS encoding ABC transporter substrate-binding protein, with product MSKRGSRVGLALLLLVSAACTRGRTPEEKQAARAARLASAAPLPEWIDEPWRDGVLPPGLEEGEPVQGGTITVRLNIEPGSLGYLIDPDWWAKKIVLHDVTEALLRPDPRGHPDYPLVPELAESWEESADHRTQTFHLRKGVRWHDGAPFTSRDVKFTIDRILDPTVRAAHHRNGFAGLARVETPDDHTVIFRWNEPYVWALRNLASLPMYPAHAFAGYEGAAFNTAPFMRAPIGTGPFRFVSWKEKKAITLARNDDYWGPKAHVDRVVYRVVEEANVAQQLMMRGELDLDLALTPEQYVQVAQERRLFETYHRLKAFDAKYSFISWNVERPALRDPRVRRALTMLLDRELIRTTLRQGVDLEANCIFYHEGTWCDPGTRQAPYDPLAAIRLLADAGWSDTDGDGILDKDGVPLRFSISLPSAPSTEQMLLAYKQALFRAGIELEVQKLEWSVFSSKIRAHEIDAGIMAWIMDIDGDPYSAWHSSQIQGGSNYTGYRNPELDRLAEAIRGEFSAEARAELGRRINSIVVSDNPQTLLFHSPRMILLHRRLSGVYVSPIESFQLRDMWIDPDWRKPDLRKEAR from the coding sequence ATGTCGAAGCGCGGTTCCCGGGTCGGGCTGGCCCTGTTGCTCTTGGTATCTGCAGCCTGCACCCGCGGACGAACGCCGGAGGAGAAGCAGGCGGCCCGGGCGGCGAGGCTCGCGAGCGCGGCGCCGCTCCCGGAGTGGATCGACGAGCCCTGGCGCGACGGTGTGCTCCCGCCGGGGCTGGAGGAGGGCGAGCCGGTCCAGGGGGGGACGATCACGGTCCGTCTGAACATCGAGCCGGGAAGCCTCGGCTACCTGATCGATCCGGACTGGTGGGCGAAGAAGATCGTCCTCCACGACGTGACCGAAGCGCTGCTCCGCCCGGATCCTCGCGGCCACCCGGACTACCCCCTGGTGCCCGAGCTCGCGGAGTCCTGGGAGGAGTCGGCGGATCACCGCACCCAGACCTTCCATCTGCGCAAGGGCGTGCGGTGGCACGACGGGGCGCCGTTCACCTCGCGTGACGTGAAGTTCACCATCGACCGGATCCTCGATCCCACGGTTCGGGCGGCGCACCATCGCAACGGCTTCGCCGGCCTCGCGCGGGTGGAGACCCCGGACGACCACACCGTGATCTTCCGCTGGAACGAGCCCTATGTCTGGGCTCTGCGGAACCTGGCCTCGCTGCCGATGTACCCGGCGCACGCCTTCGCGGGCTACGAGGGCGCGGCCTTCAACACCGCGCCGTTCATGCGGGCTCCCATCGGCACCGGGCCGTTCCGCTTCGTGTCGTGGAAGGAGAAGAAGGCCATCACCCTGGCGCGCAACGACGACTACTGGGGTCCGAAGGCCCACGTGGATCGCGTCGTCTACCGTGTGGTGGAGGAGGCGAATGTCGCCCAGCAGCTCATGATGCGGGGCGAGCTCGACCTGGACCTCGCCCTCACCCCCGAGCAGTACGTCCAGGTCGCTCAGGAGCGCCGGCTCTTCGAGACCTACCACCGCCTCAAGGCCTTCGACGCGAAGTACAGCTTCATCTCGTGGAACGTGGAGCGTCCGGCGCTGCGGGATCCCCGGGTCCGCAGGGCGTTGACGATGCTCCTGGACCGCGAGCTCATCCGGACCACCCTTCGGCAGGGCGTGGATCTCGAGGCGAACTGCATCTTCTATCACGAGGGGACTTGGTGCGATCCCGGCACGAGGCAGGCGCCCTACGACCCTTTGGCGGCGATCCGGCTCCTCGCGGACGCCGGCTGGAGCGACACCGACGGTGACGGCATCCTCGACAAGGACGGCGTGCCGCTGCGCTTCTCCATCTCCTTGCCGAGCGCACCCTCCACGGAGCAGATGCTGCTCGCCTACAAGCAGGCGCTCTTCCGCGCGGGGATCGAGCTGGAGGTACAGAAGCTCGAGTGGTCGGTCTTCTCCTCGAAGATCCGCGCCCACGAGATCGACGCGGGGATCATGGCCTGGATCATGGATATCGATGGCGACCCCTACAGCGCGTGGCACTCCTCGCAGATACAGGGCGGGTCGAACTACACCGGCTACCGGAACCCCGAGCTGGACCGCCTGGCCGAGGCGATCCGCGGCGAGTTCTCCGCGGAGGCCCGCGCCGAGCTGGGGCGGAGGATCAACTCGATCGTGGTCTCCGACAACCCGCAGACGCTGCTCTTCCACTCGCCGCGCATGATCCTGCTCCACAGGCGCCTAAGCGGCGTCTACGTCTCGCCGATCGAGTCGTTCCAGCTCCGGGACATGTGGATCGATCCCGACTGGCGAAAGCCCGACTTGCGAAAGGAAGCGCGCTAG
- a CDS encoding DUF4292 domain-containing protein, translating into MQRLAPVLIAASLLFGCAHRLEFGPWGRLEDPDVVLRTIDARYAEVSGLEGQGKLGIQAPAGSGTLSMAVEVEKPASIYVETADFLGIARGTFATDGETASFYDPQANVFHTGPASTEMLRGIFPVELPPERYTAAMLGQIPLLETDDVRMELEEKTGTYLLRLRRGRVTQMVRVGTRDLRLVSIETRGEPGIDAFFSDHEELLPGLPFATTVKLVFPRQKSEVTLRYTKIRLNPETRPSDFVLQAPAGARIEGS; encoded by the coding sequence ATGCAGCGCCTCGCCCCCGTCCTGATCGCCGCATCCCTCCTCTTCGGCTGTGCCCACCGCCTCGAGTTCGGTCCCTGGGGCCGCCTCGAGGATCCCGACGTCGTGCTCCGCACCATCGATGCCCGCTACGCCGAGGTCTCGGGCCTGGAGGGGCAGGGGAAGCTCGGGATCCAGGCCCCCGCCGGGAGCGGGACCCTCTCGATGGCGGTGGAGGTCGAGAAGCCCGCCTCCATCTACGTGGAGACCGCCGACTTCCTCGGGATCGCCAGGGGGACCTTCGCCACCGACGGCGAGACGGCGTCCTTCTACGACCCCCAGGCGAACGTCTTCCACACCGGGCCTGCGTCGACGGAGATGCTCCGCGGGATCTTCCCGGTGGAGCTCCCGCCCGAAAGGTATACGGCGGCCATGCTGGGCCAGATCCCCCTCCTCGAGACGGACGACGTCCGGATGGAGCTGGAGGAGAAGACCGGCACCTACCTGCTCCGCCTGAGGCGGGGCAGGGTGACGCAGATGGTCCGGGTGGGGACCCGCGACCTCCGCCTCGTCTCGATCGAGACCCGTGGCGAGCCGGGGATCGACGCCTTCTTCTCCGACCACGAGGAGCTCCTCCCGGGCCTGCCCTTCGCGACTACCGTGAAGCTGGTCTTTCCGCGGCAGAAGTCGGAGGTGACGCTCCGCTACACGAAGATCCGGCTGAACCCGGAGACCCGGCCTTCCGACTTCGTCCTCCAGGCACCGGCGGGCGCGCGAATCGAGGGCTCCTGA
- a CDS encoding MotA/TolQ/ExbB proton channel family protein, giving the protein MENFSEILAAAKGGGVAMALIVLFSLLAIFVAIERALAVWGLADSSRKLSDTVIKCLYRGAVGDARAACERSGTPFADILLAAFGRHGRSSPENVLAAVERERAQVALRLRSRLWILGTIGATAPFVGLFGTVVGIMRAFKDMAAHPGGGFAVVAGGISEALVATAAGIGVAIEAVVLFNYFTARIAALLISFKVSAEEVVDLLFHPRAADSAEAAQPQARLAAEARE; this is encoded by the coding sequence TTGGAGAACTTCTCGGAGATCCTGGCAGCGGCGAAGGGCGGCGGCGTCGCCATGGCCCTGATCGTGCTCTTCTCCCTCCTGGCGATCTTCGTCGCCATCGAGAGGGCGCTCGCCGTCTGGGGCCTCGCCGACTCCTCGCGCAAGCTCTCGGACACGGTGATCAAGTGCCTCTACCGGGGCGCCGTGGGCGACGCCCGGGCGGCCTGCGAGCGCTCGGGGACGCCCTTCGCGGACATCCTCCTCGCCGCCTTCGGCCGCCACGGCCGCTCGTCCCCGGAGAACGTGCTCGCCGCCGTCGAGCGCGAGCGGGCCCAGGTCGCGCTGCGCCTCCGCTCGCGCCTCTGGATCCTCGGCACCATCGGCGCGACCGCCCCCTTCGTCGGCCTCTTCGGCACCGTGGTCGGGATCATGCGGGCGTTCAAGGATATGGCGGCCCACCCCGGCGGAGGCTTCGCCGTGGTCGCCGGCGGGATCTCGGAGGCCCTGGTGGCCACCGCCGCCGGGATCGGCGTGGCCATCGAGGCCGTGGTGCTCTTCAACTACTTCACGGCCCGGATCGCGGCGCTCCTCATCTCCTTCAAGGTCTCTGCCGAGGAGGTGGTGGACCTGCTCTTCCACCCGCGCGCCGCCGATTCCGCCGAAGCGGCCCAGCCGCAGGCCCGCCTCGCGGCCGAGGCGAGGGAGTAA
- a CDS encoding ExbD/TolR family protein, translated as MAMGRMPEDGGDELQSVFSDINITPLTDIFLVLLIIFMVGASMAVDAAGSAAGGDRGAMKVDLPSGAAQDLAPGSKDVIVVILPDGRVVLAGQEVADDRLTDELKTALAHSSDSTLIVQADEGVHHGRVVAVMEKAREAGFTRLAVATRGE; from the coding sequence ATGGCGATGGGCCGAATGCCGGAGGACGGCGGGGACGAGCTCCAGTCGGTCTTCTCGGACATCAACATCACGCCGCTCACCGACATCTTCCTGGTGCTGCTGATCATCTTCATGGTCGGCGCGTCCATGGCGGTGGACGCGGCGGGCAGCGCGGCCGGCGGCGACCGGGGCGCCATGAAGGTGGACCTGCCCAGCGGCGCCGCGCAGGATCTCGCGCCGGGGAGCAAGGACGTGATCGTGGTGATCCTGCCAGACGGGAGGGTCGTCCTCGCTGGCCAGGAGGTCGCCGACGATCGGCTCACGGACGAGCTGAAAACGGCCCTCGCCCACTCGAGCGACTCGACGCTGATCGTGCAGGCGGACGAGGGCGTCCACCACGGGCGCGTGGTGGCGGTGATGGAGAAGGCCCGCGAGGCAGGCTTCACCCGCCTCGCCGTCGCAACCCGGGGGGAGTAG
- a CDS encoding MaoC/PaaZ C-terminal domain-containing protein, with protein sequence MGAAKKPYFESVRIGEELPPLLKPAIDRVAIARYAGATDDYNPFYVDEDFAKRSGFPSVCAPGMMAMGFLGELAADWVRPGPVKRISARFVKIIWPGDSLVCRGRIVDKRREAGEHYVDLELWVENQKGELVVKGTASARLFNSASDEERHRMGMPPEEVEEFVRPSLVELFERELPRMEPETKAGKSRQAEPMDGGVAPKRASRAGGSKARK encoded by the coding sequence GTGGGAGCAGCCAAGAAGCCGTATTTCGAGAGCGTCCGCATCGGCGAGGAGCTTCCGCCGCTTCTGAAGCCCGCCATCGATCGCGTCGCGATCGCCCGCTACGCGGGTGCGACCGACGACTACAACCCCTTCTACGTCGACGAGGACTTCGCGAAGCGCAGCGGGTTCCCCTCGGTCTGCGCGCCCGGGATGATGGCCATGGGCTTCCTCGGGGAGCTCGCGGCGGACTGGGTGCGGCCCGGCCCCGTGAAGAGGATCTCGGCCCGCTTCGTGAAGATCATCTGGCCCGGGGACTCTCTGGTCTGCAGGGGCCGGATCGTCGACAAGCGCCGGGAAGCCGGCGAGCATTACGTCGACCTCGAGCTCTGGGTTGAGAACCAGAAGGGCGAGCTGGTCGTGAAGGGGACGGCGAGCGCGAGGCTCTTCAACAGCGCGAGCGACGAGGAGAGGCATCGGATGGGGATGCCGCCCGAGGAGGTCGAGGAGTTCGTCCGGCCCTCGCTCGTGGAGCTCTTCGAGCGCGAGCTGCCTCGGATGGAGCCCGAGACCAAGGCGGGAAAGAGCCGGCAGGCGGAGCCGATGGACGGCGGAGTCGCGCCGAAGCGGGCGTCCCGCGCGGGCGGCTCCAAGGCTCGGAAATAG
- a CDS encoding FAS1-like dehydratase domain-containing protein, whose product MLDRGLIGRRSEPVWNEVENGAIRRFAAALGIGDPVHHDENHAKAAGHRGLLAPATFPITLRGSLDLERALGLEDRGLVHADQSLELFRPICAGDRIEVIEVIADVAERPGTGGPVDVVVVEDEGRDDQGHLVYRARRTLIVRPPLREA is encoded by the coding sequence ATGCTCGACAGGGGTTTGATCGGACGCCGTAGCGAGCCCGTATGGAACGAGGTCGAGAACGGAGCCATCCGGCGCTTCGCCGCGGCTCTCGGAATCGGAGACCCGGTTCACCACGACGAAAACCACGCGAAGGCGGCGGGGCACAGGGGGCTCCTGGCGCCGGCCACGTTTCCCATCACGCTGCGCGGATCGCTCGACCTCGAGCGCGCGCTCGGGCTCGAGGATCGGGGCCTCGTCCACGCAGATCAGTCGCTCGAGCTCTTCCGGCCGATCTGCGCTGGCGACCGGATCGAGGTGATCGAGGTGATCGCCGACGTGGCGGAGCGGCCCGGTACGGGCGGCCCGGTGGACGTGGTGGTGGTCGAGGATGAGGGGCGGGACGATCAGGGCCACCTGGTCTACCGGGCGCGGCGCACGTTGATCGTCCGTCCCCCGCTGCGGGAGGCCTGA
- a CDS encoding dihydrodipicolinate reductase, with translation MRHDGLRRAAAGEGGGSSRHTDLPEGAPLDVVVLGLGEIGRLVAGHASRHPDLRLVGVVDPALAGTRLRELVAEAPNLVVEKDPAAVYRKARGGVALICTGSTLEAVAPAIEAAVGAGLHVVSTCEELAAPRFVDPELADTLDLAAKRSGVAILGTGVNPGFVLDRLVVTLGAVVGDVRKVEATRRVDLGTRRRALRKKIGLGLSLEEFEERGEAGELGHVGLSESCALVADGLGLTVDEVEEELEPVVAEREITLGDETIAAGRIRGLRQIARAFDEGREVIRLTLELAAGVTDPEDRIRVDADPPIELAIPGGIQGDRATAWAVVNAAPRVAAAEAGIIEVLDLPAGR, from the coding sequence GTGCGACACGACGGACTACGAAGAGCGGCGGCTGGGGAGGGCGGCGGCTCCTCCCGTCATACGGACCTCCCCGAGGGGGCACCACTGGACGTGGTCGTCCTGGGGCTTGGCGAGATCGGGCGCCTCGTCGCCGGACACGCCAGCCGGCATCCGGATCTGCGCCTCGTCGGGGTCGTCGATCCGGCCCTGGCGGGGACGCGGCTTCGGGAGCTGGTCGCCGAGGCCCCCAACCTGGTGGTCGAGAAGGACCCTGCGGCCGTCTACCGGAAGGCGCGGGGCGGCGTCGCGTTGATCTGCACCGGCTCGACCCTCGAAGCGGTGGCGCCTGCCATCGAAGCGGCGGTCGGTGCAGGACTCCACGTGGTGAGCACCTGCGAGGAGCTCGCCGCTCCCCGCTTCGTCGATCCCGAGCTCGCCGACACCCTCGACCTGGCCGCGAAGCGGAGCGGCGTCGCGATCCTCGGCACCGGGGTCAATCCGGGCTTCGTCCTGGATCGCCTGGTGGTGACCCTCGGCGCGGTGGTCGGGGACGTCCGCAAGGTCGAGGCGACCCGCCGGGTGGATCTGGGCACCCGCCGCCGTGCGCTGCGAAAGAAGATCGGCCTCGGCCTCTCCCTGGAAGAGTTCGAGGAGCGCGGCGAGGCCGGAGAGCTCGGGCACGTGGGCCTCTCCGAGTCGTGTGCCCTGGTCGCCGACGGCCTCGGGCTCACCGTGGACGAGGTCGAGGAGGAGCTCGAGCCGGTCGTCGCCGAGCGCGAGATCACCCTGGGAGACGAGACCATCGCCGCCGGGCGGATCCGGGGCCTCCGCCAGATTGCGCGGGCCTTCGACGAGGGGCGGGAGGTGATCCGCCTCACGCTCGAGCTCGCCGCCGGCGTGACCGATCCGGAGGATCGGATCCGAGTCGACGCCGATCCGCCGATCGAGCTCGCCATCCCGGGCGGGATCCAGGGCGATCGGGCGACGGCGTGGGCGGTTGTGAACGCGGCTCCGCGAGTGGCGGCGGCCGAAGCTGGAATCATCGAGGTGCTGGACTTGCCTGCTGGACGTTGA
- a CDS encoding DUF4388 domain-containing protein: MADLSGDLAFLPASELLRFLAARAASGTVVASRGTQEKRLVVHEGCAVSATSSDPREYVGQILIAGGHLGEDAFERALQEQLASRAPLGRILVTSAQVPEAAVRRALEFKVLETGIELCTWEKGAFSFTVERGPPVDPGVSMRAIPLRELVDAAEERKQAWTRLRATFPSGATRVSLARGRTPPPQERGSAVARLFELLREGRSIDELLLFLHATEFQLYAKLHSLHRDGLLQIDPPKGAADEGWFPGHADATTSGEPASASAEAELVSAARAALAGGDAERAVRLCRKALDDGAQGPALALLREAETRLLARLRDELLTGSHRPTMAIDRSQLRSLPLTPPARYLVARMDGSRDLGAIVRVAPMREIDALELVVRLARDGVIRL, encoded by the coding sequence ATGGCCGACCTGTCCGGCGATCTGGCTTTCCTCCCTGCTTCCGAGCTCCTTCGGTTCCTCGCCGCGCGTGCCGCGTCGGGGACGGTCGTCGCGTCCCGGGGAACGCAGGAGAAGCGGCTCGTGGTCCACGAGGGCTGCGCCGTCTCCGCTACGTCCAGCGACCCGCGCGAATACGTCGGGCAGATCCTGATCGCCGGCGGTCACCTGGGCGAGGACGCCTTCGAACGAGCTCTGCAGGAGCAGCTCGCGAGCCGGGCGCCCCTCGGGCGGATCCTGGTCACGTCCGCCCAGGTGCCCGAGGCGGCGGTCCGCCGGGCCCTGGAGTTCAAGGTCCTCGAGACCGGGATCGAGCTCTGCACGTGGGAGAAGGGCGCGTTCTCGTTCACGGTGGAGCGGGGACCTCCAGTGGATCCCGGCGTGTCGATGAGGGCGATCCCGCTCCGCGAGCTGGTCGACGCCGCCGAGGAGCGAAAGCAGGCCTGGACCCGGCTTCGGGCGACCTTTCCCTCGGGGGCGACGCGGGTCTCCCTGGCCCGCGGACGGACCCCGCCTCCCCAGGAGCGCGGCTCTGCCGTCGCGCGGCTCTTCGAGCTCCTTCGGGAAGGGAGGAGCATCGACGAGCTCCTGCTCTTCCTCCACGCGACGGAGTTCCAGCTCTACGCGAAGCTCCACTCGCTCCACCGAGACGGCCTCCTGCAGATCGATCCGCCGAAGGGCGCCGCGGACGAGGGTTGGTTTCCGGGACACGCGGACGCGACCACCTCGGGCGAGCCGGCCTCCGCCAGCGCCGAGGCGGAGCTCGTGTCGGCTGCGCGTGCCGCGCTGGCGGGAGGCGACGCCGAGCGCGCGGTCCGGCTCTGCCGGAAGGCCCTCGACGACGGGGCGCAGGGCCCCGCTCTCGCCTTGCTCCGCGAGGCCGAGACCAGGCTCCTCGCCCGCCTTCGCGACGAGCTCCTCACCGGGAGCCATCGCCCGACGATGGCGATCGATCGATCGCAGCTCCGCAGCCTTCCGCTCACGCCGCCCGCGCGCTATCTCGTGGCGAGGATGGATGGGAGTCGCGATCTCGGAGCGATCGTGCGCGTTGCGCCCATGCGCGAGATCGACGCCCTCGAGCTGGTGGTGCGCCTCGCCCGCGATGGCGTGATCCGCCTCTGA
- a CDS encoding CAP domain-containing protein: MKVRHLALTVSLALAPTVATAATELNEEELKFLHIINAYRAASGAPCLSPSPTMNDAADWFSQEMGEVGFFDHLEPPCDANGDNCTGRDPFDRIRSFGHDRWSTAGENIAAGYPTAEEVFEGWRNSPGHNKNMLEPKFTAIGIGRVEVPGSKYRIYWTTDFSNWVDGPWDCEGKVVGGEEGTGGTGGSSGGTGGSVNPGTGGTDGGTDPGAGGTAGEGSGTGGTGGQDPGAGGRGGSTSGKDDSSSSSGCSAAGSAPALLGILAPLALLRRRRGA; the protein is encoded by the coding sequence ATGAAGGTTCGACATCTTGCACTGACCGTGTCCCTGGCTCTCGCACCCACGGTCGCCACCGCCGCCACCGAGCTGAACGAGGAGGAGCTCAAGTTCCTCCACATCATCAACGCCTACCGGGCCGCGAGCGGCGCTCCTTGCCTCTCGCCCAGCCCGACGATGAACGACGCCGCCGACTGGTTCAGCCAGGAGATGGGCGAGGTGGGGTTCTTCGACCACCTCGAGCCTCCCTGCGACGCCAACGGCGACAACTGTACGGGACGGGATCCCTTCGACCGGATCCGGTCGTTCGGCCACGACCGGTGGTCCACGGCCGGCGAGAACATCGCCGCCGGCTACCCGACGGCCGAGGAGGTCTTCGAGGGCTGGAGGAACAGCCCCGGCCACAACAAGAACATGCTCGAGCCCAAGTTCACGGCGATCGGCATCGGTCGTGTAGAGGTGCCGGGCTCGAAGTACCGGATCTACTGGACCACGGACTTCTCGAACTGGGTCGACGGCCCGTGGGACTGCGAGGGCAAGGTCGTCGGCGGCGAAGAGGGCACCGGCGGAACCGGCGGCTCCTCCGGCGGCACCGGCGGCTCGGTGAATCCGGGCACCGGCGGCACCGACGGTGGCACGGATCCGGGCGCCGGCGGCACTGCCGGCGAGGGTTCGGGCACCGGTGGGACCGGCGGCCAGGATCCGGGAGCCGGCGGCCGCGGTGGTTCCACCTCTGGCAAGGACGACTCGAGCTCCAGCAGCGGTTGCAGCGCCGCGGGCTCTGCGCCGGCGCTCCTCGGGATCCTGGCGCCTCTCGCGCTCCTGCGTCGCCGCCGCGGCGCCTGA